One genomic window of Luteitalea pratensis includes the following:
- a CDS encoding TolB family protein has translation MSVLTLDGKKETRPLLTTAFTEGPADLSPDGRWLAYQQSDGAGRREIYISPFPDVGSKRRLVSLGTQPVWAQNGRELFYIAASGMLTSVTIRTSPEPGVVSSAELFSTKQYFSASQGRSYDVWPDRQRFLFIKDAPGADRSLPDNATRGSLVVVLSWVEELKARVAKN, from the coding sequence GTGAGCGTGCTGACGCTCGACGGAAAGAAAGAGACTAGGCCGCTGCTCACCACAGCGTTCACCGAGGGCCCGGCGGACCTCTCACCTGACGGACGATGGCTCGCCTACCAGCAGTCGGACGGGGCCGGCCGCAGGGAGATCTACATCAGCCCGTTTCCAGATGTGGGCAGCAAGCGCCGGCTCGTGTCACTGGGCACGCAACCGGTGTGGGCACAGAACGGACGCGAGCTCTTTTACATCGCTGCTTCGGGAATGCTGACCAGTGTGACCATTCGCACATCACCCGAGCCCGGCGTGGTGTCATCGGCGGAGCTGTTCTCCACGAAGCAATACTTCTCCGCCAGTCAGGGACGCAGCTACGATGTGTGGCCCGACCGCCAGCGGTTCTTGTTCATAAAGGACGCGCCTGGGGCGGACCGTAGCCTGCCTGACAACGCGACCCGGGGCAGTCTCGTGGTTGTTCTGAGCTGGGTTGAAGAGTTGAAAGCGCGCGTGGCCAAGAACTGA
- a CDS encoding M20 metallopeptidase family protein has translation MPRPKRSIVYRGTSDNGISAFFYITVKGVGGAGHSPWLTKDPIVTAAQIITNLQSIVSRQANLSEGVAVISVGQINAGNRINIIPEEATFSGTIRTLNEVTRTQVHEAVTRMAQKVSEASGLTADVKINRTTAVLYNNPDLTLRMLPALERAAGAGRVLEMPPGLAADDFAAFAAAAPGFYWFLNASPYADRAGAPNHSPLFAVDEQYLKTGVKALVNVVLHYMQTSGVGQPAR, from the coding sequence TTGCCGAGGCCTAAGAGGAGCATCGTTTATCGGGGCACGTCAGACAACGGTATCTCCGCGTTCTTCTACATTACGGTGAAGGGCGTCGGCGGCGCGGGTCACAGCCCCTGGTTGACCAAGGACCCCATCGTCACTGCGGCGCAGATCATCACCAACTTGCAGTCCATCGTCAGCCGACAGGCCAACTTGTCCGAAGGCGTGGCGGTGATCTCGGTCGGGCAGATCAACGCCGGCAACCGCATCAACATCATTCCCGAAGAGGCCACGTTTTCAGGCACCATCCGGACGCTCAATGAAGTGACGCGCACGCAAGTGCACGAGGCTGTGACGCGCATGGCGCAAAAGGTGTCTGAAGCGTCTGGCCTCACTGCGGACGTGAAGATCAACCGCACCACAGCGGTCCTCTACAACAACCCCGACTTGACCTTGCGCATGCTCCCCGCGCTCGAGCGTGCGGCCGGTGCGGGCCGGGTCCTGGAGATGCCACCGGGGCTTGCCGCGGATGATTTCGCCGCCTTTGCTGCCGCGGCGCCGGGCTTCTACTGGTTTCTGAACGCGTCACCGTACGCCGACCGAGCGGGTGCGCCAAACCACTCGCCGTTGTTTGCGGTGGACGAGCAATACCTGAAGACCGGAGTCAAGGCGCTCGTCAACGTGGTGCTGCACTACATGCAGACCTCGGGCGTCGGGCAGCCTGCCCGATGA
- a CDS encoding vanadium-dependent haloperoxidase: MLATMGPTPAQTTQPVGAVGAQQPESGVGAESTTSVRWNRLAARLSGEYDTRRRATASVSARMAMTMRLYVTLSASQYEATMAVGAAPGASLDTAVATASAGVLAALMPDADARRAIDAALAADVEACTRHEATGAIDVGQRIGREAAARLLAWIASDGLDAEWHGTTPTEPGMWQSAPGVEPIGAAWPKARPWVMMRIDQFRPPPPPAYESAQFRDALDEVVAIGRQRTPEQADVARKWVTPGFVRWNAFTTDAIDRRRVSSGDASRILAILNIALIDASLACWEAKYHYWFMRPSQRNPAASFPEGMGLPNHPSYPSGHACGAGAAETAIGALLPEDAAEASRMAAEGAESRLYAGVHYRFDNDIGLALGRTVARAVLDADRQGRLRRW; the protein is encoded by the coding sequence ATGCTTGCGACCATGGGGCCCACACCGGCACAGACGACGCAGCCGGTGGGAGCGGTTGGCGCTCAGCAACCGGAATCTGGCGTCGGCGCCGAGAGTACGACCTCCGTCCGCTGGAACCGGCTGGCGGCACGGCTGAGCGGCGAGTACGACACCCGGCGGCGCGCGACCGCGTCCGTGTCCGCACGGATGGCCATGACGATGCGTCTGTACGTGACGCTGAGCGCGTCGCAGTACGAAGCCACAATGGCGGTGGGCGCCGCCCCGGGCGCCTCACTCGACACAGCCGTCGCGACGGCCTCGGCAGGGGTCCTGGCGGCCCTGATGCCAGACGCTGACGCGAGACGCGCCATCGATGCGGCGCTCGCCGCCGACGTGGAGGCGTGCACGCGGCACGAAGCCACTGGCGCCATCGATGTCGGACAACGAATTGGACGAGAGGCGGCAGCGAGGCTGCTGGCGTGGATCGCGAGTGATGGCCTCGACGCCGAGTGGCACGGCACGACGCCGACCGAACCCGGCATGTGGCAGAGTGCGCCGGGCGTCGAGCCCATTGGAGCCGCCTGGCCGAAGGCCCGACCCTGGGTGATGATGCGAATCGATCAGTTCCGGCCCCCTCCCCCACCGGCGTACGAGTCGGCGCAGTTCCGCGACGCGCTCGACGAAGTCGTGGCGATTGGCCGCCAGCGGACGCCGGAGCAGGCCGACGTTGCGCGGAAGTGGGTCACGCCGGGCTTCGTGCGCTGGAATGCCTTCACAACGGACGCGATCGACCGGCGTCGTGTCAGCAGCGGCGATGCGTCACGCATCCTGGCGATCTTGAATATCGCGTTGATCGACGCGTCACTGGCCTGCTGGGAGGCGAAGTACCACTACTGGTTCATGCGTCCGTCCCAGCGAAATCCGGCGGCGTCGTTTCCAGAAGGCATGGGGTTGCCGAACCACCCGTCGTATCCGTCCGGCCACGCATGTGGCGCCGGCGCGGCCGAGACGGCCATCGGCGCGCTGTTGCCGGAGGACGCGGCCGAAGCGTCGAGGATGGCGGCCGAAGGCGCGGAGTCGCGCCTGTATGCCGGCGTCCACTATCGGTTCGACAACGACATTGGGCTGGCCCTCGGACGGACCGTCGCGCGCGCCGTGCTCGACGCCGACCGTCAGGGCAGGCTGCGTCGTTGGTGA